Genomic segment of Parageobacillus genomosp. 1:
CGGTGCCTTGGAAAAATTGCAGCACTGGCTTTCCTTTCTCGCCAATTGCCGCTACCCCTAAACCGAACATGACCGAGAAGAAAATAATCGGCAACATATTTCCAGTTGCAAGAGATTCAAAAACATTTTTTGGGACAATGTTAACGACCGTTTCAATCATGGAGTGGTGCTGCACTTCATTGGTTGTGTCAATATAGCTTTGAATATCTGTTTTCTCCAATGATTTCATGTTCACGCCGGCTCCCGGCTGAAAAATATTCGCCGCCAATAAACCGACGACAATGGCGATCGTCGTGATAATTTCGAAATAAATAATCGTTTTTCCGCCTAGTTTTCCAAGCTTCTTCAAATCCCCTACATTGGCAACGCCAACAACAAGGCTTGAAATCACAATTGGAATCACAATCATTTTAATAAGGCGAAGGAAAATATCTCCAATCGGCTGCAAATAAGTAGCCACGTTTGGATTTCCATAGAAAATAGCCCCAACAGCAATCCCTAGAACAAGTCCGATAAAAATTTGCCAAGCTAATCCAATCTTCCTCATTTCATCGCCTCCTTTAAAGATTTTTGGACAAAAAACGACAAAATTATTTTACTATTACAACATTCGTACGTCAATAATATTTATTATTTACGTCTTTTTGTCCAAACACGTACAACCCCCTTCCGTCATATACATAAGTAATAGGCCATTGCCTACAACGACATAGGGTGGGGTGACAGAATGTCCGGCATTTTATCAGCGTTTGCGTTTCTAATGAAGGAAGTGATGTTTTTAGTATCATACATTAAAAACAACGCATTTCCCCAACCGCTAAGCGCTAAAGAAGAAGAAAAATACTTAGAGCTGATGGCGAAAGGAGATCAACAGGCCCGCAATATTTTAATTGAACATAATTTGCGTCTTGTTGCCCATATTGTAAAAAAATTTGAAAATACGGGCGAAGATGTGGAGGACTTAATTTCCATCGGCACCATCGGCCTGATTAAGGCGATCGAAAGCTACTCATCAAGCAAAGGAACAAAACTGGCCACATATGCAGCCCGCTGTATTGAAAACGAAATTTTAATGCATTTACGCTCGCTAAAAAAATCGCGAAAGGATGTCTCACTACACGAACCGATTGGGCAAGATAAGGAAGGAAATGAAATTAGCTTAATCGACATTTTAAAATCAGAAGGAAACGATATTGTAGATGAAATTCACCTTAACATGGAACTCGAACAAATAAAAAAATACATCGATGTGTTAGATGAGCGGGAAAAGGAAGTGATTATTAGCCGGTTCGGCCTTGATATGCAGCAGGAAAAAACACAGCGGGAGATCGCGAAAGAGCTCGGCATTTCCAGAAGCTATGTATCCCGTATCGAAAAGCGTGCATTAATGAAAATGTTTCATGAGTTTTATCGGAATGAAAAGGAAAAGCGGAGATAAATGTGCAAAAAGGTGTCCCAAGACTGCTGTTAGGACACCTTTCCTTGTTCTTATTTTGTTTGCCTGAAAAGAGAAACTGCCGAACTCGGGCAATAGCTGTAAAGCTTTTCTCCAAAAATAGTTTAAATTTGTTTTCTCGTTGCCATTATTCCTTGTTCGTGTTCCTTAAATAGTAAATATAGTCTGTAGATATTCCCTGATACCCCAACTGTCTGATCATCGCTGAAATATTACCACGATGATAAGTTCCATGGTTAACTATATGGTAAATAATTTCACGGATACTGTTGCTAAAGCGTTTCCCTTTCGTGTTATGGTAAACGACTGTTTGTTCCAAATCATCTTGGCGATTGAGAAATTCTAAAATCTCATTATGTAAATAGGTAAATGCATCATTAATTTCTTGTATTGTCTTAAATTGCTTCGATTCGATGGAATCGACACTTTTGCCGTTTATCCTTAAAAACCATAATTCATCCACGGCATACATATGTGCAAAAGTTTGTGAAATGGAAGGAAAAACGCTATTTACTTCTTTATTAATAATTTCTTTTGGTAACTTGCTAAGATGTTCTATAAGTTGTTTGTTTGCCCACGAATGATAATGAAAAAATTGCAATGTCAACTTTTTCATTTTCTAATTCCCCCTAATTTTTGCGATATACAACAAATTCGCTTAATTTTCCGAAATTTCCTGCTAAATTTATAGCCTTTGTTTTTGTAGCTAGCAATCCATATCTTTTAACATGAATACTTGTTTAGCAAAAAGATGAAAACCTGCATTTTCGAGTGTGGATACGAAATGATCATTGCTTTTCGGAAGATTAATAATTTTAAAATTGGCTCCTTTATAATTTTTGGTGAGAACATAAAAAGCAAAATCAATGATGTCCTGTTTATCTTCAACATCAGCTGTCTTACATTGGAAAATAGTAACATCTTCAACTTTCCCTAATTCATTGCAACTGCGTTTAAACAATACATATCCTAAAAGCGAATGATTTTGATAAATGAACAATACTTCTCCATTTTTTACAGAGCGGAAATCGGTTTGCCAAGGCACAATGTCTGGATAAAAATGAACAGCAGCAAGCTCTTCTGCTAATTTCACCTCTCCACTATATGTAGATAAAAGCTTCTCAGCAATACTATACGTTTCCACTTCTTTTTTCTCCAATAACAGCAGCTCATCTACAATTTGATAACCCATTTTTTCATAAAGCTGAATCGCTTTTTTATTTTGGCTTAACGCTTCTAATGTCGCTATATGAACATTTTCTTTTTTATACATTGCAATGGAGGCCTTAATCAACATCCTTCCAATTCCTTGATGTCTGTATTCAGGAGCTACGGCCGTTCCCCCATTCCATGCAATGATCTTACCTGTTTTTGCTTTCCTAAGACCGTTTAACACTATTCCAATCGGTTTTTGTTCATCAAAAGCTATGAAAGAATGTTCTGGAGACAGGTTTTGTATATCCATTCTTGAAAGGAGCTGTTTCATATTCATGGATACATTGACATCATACCCTTGAAATCCGTTGTTCCAAGCATTGAGAATGTCGTTTAACGAACATTCTGTTAATTGCTTTATTAAAACTGCCATTGTTACTGCCTCCTTTTTTAAATAGCTATTTTCAACCTATGAAAATTTCGTATTTCTAAAATTATACTTTAATTTTATATAAAAACGAAAAAGAAAAACGGAGATAAATGCAAAAGGTGTCCCAAGATTACTGTTGGGACACCTTTCCTTGTTCTTATTTTATTAATTTTGCGTTTGCGCTTCCGCGCTTACTTCCGCTGTTATAATTAAAGCGATCGATGCTGTAATCACAATCCCCATCACCATGGCGAACATCCCTTGTTCCCCCTCCTTGTAATTCTTCCTCTTTATTTTACACGAAGGAACAAGCGGTTTTTTCGCATGGTTTTGAACAATTTATGAAATTCCATCGTCAACAGCAAAACCCGAAGCATCATTGACACTCCCCCTTCACAGTCAGGTGGAATCTCCCTTTCTTTTCATCCACATCATCATTAATGCTTGAATCATCGTTTTTCCCTCCTTTCTCTTCTTTGATTAAAATGGACGATGATGCATCATACATTTACGGTCCAAGATTTCTTCTTCAATTTCTCGCAAAAAACGTTCTTGCTCTCTGTCTTTCTTAGCTGGTCTTCTGCGCTCGATCGTTATCGTTACGAAAAATAAATGAATCGTCATGATTATATTTCACCTCCTTCTATAAAGAAAACCGCAGTGAGAATCCCTCGCTGCGGCTTCAAACATAAAAAGCCGCAGAAAGAGGAACTATTCCCCCTCTGCGGCTTTGTTTGCTAATTCATCGTGAACATAATTAAGCCAATGCAACCAGAAGGTCGAATAGCTCTTTCTCGTTGTTTTCTGTTTTTGTGATCATCATTGTCATCATTACTGTCATTGTCTTCGACCTCCTTTTGCTATCATTATTATAGAGGTAATTATATCCAAAAGAAATGGGTTTGTAAACAATTTTTTGACAAAATGGCAAAAAAACCTGCCTCTTCAGTAAGAAAAGGCAGGTTTATTCGTCCGTTTCCCGCAATAAGCGGATATATTTGATCGCTCGTTGAAAAAAGGAAAATGCGCCTATTAACAATATCACAATGAAAGAAAGCAAATACGCCTTTTTCTCCGGCGCAGCCGTAGGAAGAAGCGTGCCAATATATAAAAAGACACTTACCGCCAGCAATACGCCAGCAAACATTTTATAATCAGCCGCTTTTTCCTTCCACTGTTGTTTTTGCCGTTCCATCGTATCCCCCACTTTCCATCCTTAACTGTATCATACAAGACAGAAAAGGTGGGGATGTAATTTTAACCATGCAATGCTTGTGCTAAATCTTCGATTAAATCTTCCACATCTTCCAATCCGACAGAAATGCGGATCAACCCATCGGTAATGCCTAATTGTTCGCGGCGTTCTTTCGGAATGGATGCGTGCGTCATTTTCGCCGGCAGCGAAATTAAGCTTTCGACTGCTCCCAAGCTTTCCGCGAGCGTAAAATAGCGAACACGGTTTAACACTTGGTCGGCTTTCTCCGCGCTTCCGACATCAAAAGAGACCATGCCGCCAAATCCGCGCATTTGCTTTTTGGCAACCTCATAGTTTGGATGTGTTTCCAATCCTGGATAATACACTTTTTGGACCGCTGGATGGTTCGCTAAAAATTCAACGATTTTTCTCGTGTTTTCTTCATGCTCCTCCATGCGCACGCCAAGCGTCTTGATGCCGCGCATTAAAAGCCATGAATCTTGCGGGCCGAGAATTCCCCCGGTAGAGTTTTGAATAAAATGCAGCTTTTCTGCCAACTCTTCCGAATTGACAACCGCCAACCCAGCAACGACATCGCTATGGCCGCCTAAATATTTCGTCGCGCTATGGACAACAATGTCGGCGCCAAGGGCAATTGGCGTTTGCCAATACGGGGTGCTGAACGTGTTGTCGACGATCGTCAGCAAGCCATGCTTTCTGGCGATGGCGGAAGCAGCTTGAATGTCCGTAATTTTTAAGAGTGGATTGGTTGGCGTTTCAATGTAAAGCGCTTTCGTATTCGGCTGGATATGTTTTTCGATGTTTGAGAGGTCGCTTGTATCAATAAAAGTCGATTCAAGCCCAAGGCGGTTAAGCACTTTCGTCATGACGCGATACGTGCCGCCATACACATCGTCAGTTAAAATGACATGGTCGCCGCTGTTAAACAGCATCATGACCGCCGTAATCGCCGCCATTCCGGAGGCGAACGCAAAACCGGCATATCCTTCTTCTACATCTTTAATCAGCTCTTCTAACGCGTGGCGGGTCGGATTGCCAGTACGGGAATATTCAAAGCCTTTATGACCACCAATTCCTTCTTGTTTATATGTGCTAACTTGATAAATCGGAACAGAAACCGCTCCCGTATGCGGATCACCTGGGATGCCGCCGTGAATGAGTTTCGTTTTTCGTCTCATTTAAATCCCACCTTCATAAATTTTTTTGCTTAAATAGCGCTCGCTGCTGTCCGGAAAAATAACGACGATATTTGTCCCCGGCTGCGCCTTTTTGGCCTCAAGCAATGCAGCGTGAAACGCAGCACCTGAAGAGCTTCCGACGAGCAGCCCTTCTTTTTTGGCAAGTTCTTTTACCCGCTTAAACGCATCTTCATCGCTAATCGTATGAATCGCATCAAAATAGCTTGGATCCATATAATCCGGCAAAAATTCCATTCCGATGCCTTCTGTTTTATGCGGCCCCGGCTCTCCGCCGTTTAAAATCGATCCTTCTGGCTCGACAATGACCGTTTTGATATTCGGTTTTTTTTCTTTTAAAAACGTTGCCGTTCCCATAAACGTTCCGCCCGAACCGGCTCCGGCGACAAATATGTCGATTTGTCCGTCAAGGTCTTCCCATAGTTCCGGGCCGAGCGTTTTATAATATGTTCTTGGATTGGCCGGATTGGCAAACTGCTGCGGACAATAGGAGTTCGGAATCTCACGGGCCAGTTCTTGCGCCTTGCGGATCGCTCCTTGCATTCCTTCGCTCGTCGGCGTATGAACAATCGTCGCGCCGAGCGCTTTCATGATTTGCTGCTTTTCGATGCTAAATTTCTCTGGAACACAAAAAATCACGTTGATGTTTTTGCCAATCGCCGCCAGCGCCAGCCCAATGCCGGTGTTTCCCGCCGTCGGCTCAATGATCGTTCCGCCTTCCTTTAATTTTCCCGTTTCTAATGCGTCGCGCAATAACTCTTGGCCGAGACGGTCTTTAATGCTTCCTCCCGGGTTGAAATATTCCAATTTCGCAAATACGCGGACGCCTTCGGGCAGCGGAAATTGCGTAATTTCCATAACCGGGGTATGTCCAATCAGCTCGTGCACATTTTTGGCCACTCGCACGCTTGTCACTCCATTTCTTTACAAACATAGAAAGAGGAAGGAACGCCTTCCTCGGTTTATTTTTGCAATAATGACAGCATCGATACGACTAAACGGGCGGAATGTTTCGCCGCCGTATCTAAAAATTGTTCAAATGATATATCCGATTCCTTGCCGGCAATATCCGAGAGTGCACGAATAATGACGAACGGCACGGCAAATTGTGTACATACTTGGGCAATCGCCGCTGCTTCCATTTCGACAGCGCAAAGCTCCGGAAACTTGCCGCGGACAAACTCGACGCGCTCTGGGTCGTTCATAAACGAGTCACCGGTGGCGATAAGGCCTGTCACTACCTGCACATCGCTAATTTCTTGGGCGCCGCGTTTGGCAATGTCTATTAATGTTTTGTTCGCCTGATAGCGCGCCGGCATTCCTGGCACTTGCCCATACTCATAACCAAAAGCCGTCACATCGACATCATGATGCACCACTTCGCTGGAAATGACGATATCACCGACGTTTAACGTCGCTAAAAATCCTCCCGCTGAGCCGGTATTAATGACGTAATTCGGACGGAACCGCTCCAGCAAAATGGCCGTTGCCATCGCCGCGTTTACTTTGCCAATGCCCGATTTCAACAAAATGACATCGACGCCGTTGATCCGGCCCGTTGAAAATTCGCAATTGGCGATGACCGTTTCTTCCCGTCCTTCCATTTGGTCACGCAAAATCGTTACTTCTTCTTCCATTGCCCCGATAATTGCAACTTTCATGTTTCTGTCTCTCCCTCTTTCTTATTCTTGTTTTACCGCCTCCATCACCCATACAAATGCATTTTTTTGCGTAAATGTGACAGAGAAGCCGTGTTCTGCAAATAGTTTCGTCAATACGTCCAATGTCGTATAATATTCGCGTTCGAGGTCGTCGGCCAAGTTATGGAAACCGCGCGCTCTTGCCTCCTGTACGGTTCGCTGAAACGACTGTTTATCACGGAATGCCGTGTCAGCAAACACTATTTTATCACCTTTCTTTAATAACTCGCCATACTTAGCAATTGCTTCTCCTTTTTCCTCATCGGTAAGATGGTGAAAAGCATATGTGCTGACAATCGTATCGACCGGTTCTGGAGGGAGTGGAAACTGCAAAAAATCCCCGTCCACAATCGACACATGCGCCCCCAGCTTTTCAAGTGCTTTTTTTCGCATCGGTGCAGACGGTTCTACACCGTACACTGTTTTTCCTCGTTCGAGCAGCTTTTTCGTTAAATTTCCCGTGCCGACGCCGAATTCAAGCACGACACTCCCTGCCTTATCAGCGACTGTATTTAAAATACCATCATAATTTGCAAACACTTCGCGGTATTCTTCATCATATCCTTCCACAGATTGATCATATGATTCTGCCCATTCTTCAAACAAATCAAGAAACTCTCTACCCATAGTGTCACACTCCATAATTTTTATAATTCCTATGAATATACTATGTTTTTGCCTCAAATCTGTTCTCAATGTATCATAAGTTTTTATTTTCTTCAATGATAAAATATTTCTTACCTATTCGTTATTTTCCCAGGCAAGAAGCCTAGCTTGCGACAAAAACCGCAAATGTTTTCCGCGCTCCCAATAGATTATCACGTCAAAATCTGTTACACTTGGCGGTGAAAGGAGGCTGGAGCGATGAAGATTTCGCTTGATCTCATCGAAGATAAAATTGAATTTTTTGAAGCTGATGATTTGCAGACGCTCGAGAAAAAAATTAATGAACAAATCGAACATAATAAGGCGCTTTTGCTTCATGTCCACCACGTTTCCCACCAAATGCATGTAGCGGAAAACGGCAAACGGTTTTACAGCGCTGTCGTCCATTTCAAAGCAAAAAAATAGCGGATTTCCTTAAACATAGGAAATCCGCTACTTTCCTATCCCCTTTCTTTCAGCTTTTGC
This window contains:
- the sigK gene encoding RNA polymerase sporulation sigma factor SigK, translated to MSGILSAFAFLMKEVMFLVSYIKNNAFPQPLSAKEEEKYLELMAKGDQQARNILIEHNLRLVAHIVKKFENTGEDVEDLISIGTIGLIKAIESYSSSKGTKLATYAARCIENEILMHLRSLKKSRKDVSLHEPIGQDKEGNEISLIDILKSEGNDIVDEIHLNMELEQIKKYIDVLDEREKEVIISRFGLDMQQEKTQREIAKELGISRSYVSRIEKRALMKMFHEFYRNEKEKRR
- a CDS encoding DinB family protein, translated to MKKLTLQFFHYHSWANKQLIEHLSKLPKEIINKEVNSVFPSISQTFAHMYAVDELWFLRINGKSVDSIESKQFKTIQEINDAFTYLHNEILEFLNRQDDLEQTVVYHNTKGKRFSNSIREIIYHIVNHGTYHRGNISAMIRQLGYQGISTDYIYYLRNTNKE
- a CDS encoding GNAT family N-acetyltransferase — its product is MAVLIKQLTECSLNDILNAWNNGFQGYDVNVSMNMKQLLSRMDIQNLSPEHSFIAFDEQKPIGIVLNGLRKAKTGKIIAWNGGTAVAPEYRHQGIGRMLIKASIAMYKKENVHIATLEALSQNKKAIQLYEKMGYQIVDELLLLEKKEVETYSIAEKLLSTYSGEVKLAEELAAVHFYPDIVPWQTDFRSVKNGEVLFIYQNHSLLGYVLFKRSCNELGKVEDVTIFQCKTADVEDKQDIIDFAFYVLTKNYKGANFKIINLPKSNDHFVSTLENAGFHLFAKQVFMLKDMDC
- a CDS encoding YrzI family small protein; this translates as MTIHLFFVTITIERRRPAKKDREQERFLREIEEEILDRKCMMHHRPF
- a CDS encoding YrhC family protein, yielding MERQKQQWKEKAADYKMFAGVLLAVSVFLYIGTLLPTAAPEKKAYLLSFIVILLIGAFSFFQRAIKYIRLLRETDE
- a CDS encoding bifunctional cystathionine gamma-lyase/homocysteine desulfhydrase → MRRKTKLIHGGIPGDPHTGAVSVPIYQVSTYKQEGIGGHKGFEYSRTGNPTRHALEELIKDVEEGYAGFAFASGMAAITAVMMLFNSGDHVILTDDVYGGTYRVMTKVLNRLGLESTFIDTSDLSNIEKHIQPNTKALYIETPTNPLLKITDIQAASAIARKHGLLTIVDNTFSTPYWQTPIALGADIVVHSATKYLGGHSDVVAGLAVVNSEELAEKLHFIQNSTGGILGPQDSWLLMRGIKTLGVRMEEHEENTRKIVEFLANHPAVQKVYYPGLETHPNYEVAKKQMRGFGGMVSFDVGSAEKADQVLNRVRYFTLAESLGAVESLISLPAKMTHASIPKERREQLGITDGLIRISVGLEDVEDLIEDLAQALHG
- a CDS encoding PLP-dependent cysteine synthase family protein gives rise to the protein MRVAKNVHELIGHTPVMEITQFPLPEGVRVFAKLEYFNPGGSIKDRLGQELLRDALETGKLKEGGTIIEPTAGNTGIGLALAAIGKNINVIFCVPEKFSIEKQQIMKALGATIVHTPTSEGMQGAIRKAQELAREIPNSYCPQQFANPANPRTYYKTLGPELWEDLDGQIDIFVAGAGSGGTFMGTATFLKEKKPNIKTVIVEPEGSILNGGEPGPHKTEGIGMEFLPDYMDPSYFDAIHTISDEDAFKRVKELAKKEGLLVGSSSGAAFHAALLEAKKAQPGTNIVVIFPDSSERYLSKKIYEGGI
- the mtnN gene encoding 5'-methylthioadenosine/S-adenosylhomocysteine nucleosidase, yielding MKVAIIGAMEEEVTILRDQMEGREETVIANCEFSTGRINGVDVILLKSGIGKVNAAMATAILLERFRPNYVINTGSAGGFLATLNVGDIVISSEVVHHDVDVTAFGYEYGQVPGMPARYQANKTLIDIAKRGAQEISDVQVVTGLIATGDSFMNDPERVEFVRGKFPELCAVEMEAAAIAQVCTQFAVPFVIIRALSDIAGKESDISFEQFLDTAAKHSARLVVSMLSLLQK
- a CDS encoding class I SAM-dependent methyltransferase: MGREFLDLFEEWAESYDQSVEGYDEEYREVFANYDGILNTVADKAGSVVLEFGVGTGNLTKKLLERGKTVYGVEPSAPMRKKALEKLGAHVSIVDGDFLQFPLPPEPVDTIVSTYAFHHLTDEEKGEAIAKYGELLKKGDKIVFADTAFRDKQSFQRTVQEARARGFHNLADDLEREYYTTLDVLTKLFAEHGFSVTFTQKNAFVWVMEAVKQE
- a CDS encoding YrzA family protein produces the protein MKISLDLIEDKIEFFEADDLQTLEKKINEQIEHNKALLLHVHHVSHQMHVAENGKRFYSAVVHFKAKK